The DNA sequence AAACGATCTGTACACAGCAACAGACAAAAATGTCGCATTTATGAAAACAAACAGTACACAAGCTGTGATTTAAGATCTGCTTCGACTGATATTCCGCCATCGCTGGCAAGCCAGCTCCCACAGGATTTGTGTCTTTTCTTTCATGGGTGAACACCGCAGAAATTGTGGGAGCTGGCTTGCCAGCGATGAGGCCCGCGCAGTATTGCAGGCAAAAAAAAGCGGAGCCCGAAGGCCCCGCTCTTTCATGCAACCAACCGGTTATCAGGCCAGTTTCTTGTGGCGTACCCGGTGTGGCTGGGCCGCCGCTTCGCCGAGGCGCTTTTTGCGGTCGGCTTCGTACTCGGTGTAGTTGCCTTCGAAGAACACCGCTTGCGAGTCGTCTTCGTACGCCAGGATGTGGGTCGCGACGCGGTCGAGGAACCACCGATCGTGAGAGATCACAATGGCGGCGCCCGGGAAGTCCAGCAGGGCTTCTTCCAGGGAACGCAGGGTTTCAACGTCGAGGTCGTTGGACGGTTCGTCGAGCAGCAGGACGTTGCCGCCCTCCTTCAGGGTCAGCGCCAGGTGCAGACGACCGCGCTCACCACCGGACAGGTCCTTGACGAACTTCTGCTGATCGCCGCCCTTGAAGTTGAAGCGGCCGACGTAGGTACGCGACGGGATCTCGTAGTTGCCGATGCGGATCTGGTCGGAACCGTCGGAGATCTGCTGGAACACGGTCTTGCTGCCGTCCAGGTCCTCGCGGCTCTGATCCACGCAGGCCAGTTGTACGGTTTCGCCGATCTCGATGCTGCCGGAGTCCGGGGTTTCCTTGCCCATCAGCATGCGGAACAGGGTCGACTTACCGGCACCGTTACCGCCGATCACGCCGACGATGGCGCCTTTGGGCATCGAGAACGACAGGTTGTCGATCAGTACGCGATCGCCGTAGCCCTTGGTGACGTTCTTGAATTCGATGACCTTGTCACCCAGGCGCGGACCGGCCGGGATGTAGATCTCGTTGGTTTCCGAACGCTTCTGGAATTCCTGCGACTGCATTTCTTCGAAGCGTTGCAGACGAGCCTTGGATTTCGACTGGCGGGCCTTGGCGCCTTTGCGCACCCACTCCAGCTCTTCCTTCATGGCTTTTTCGTGGGCCGATTGCTGCTTGGATTCCTGGGCCAGACGATCGGACTTGGCTTCCAGCCAACCCGAGTAGTTGCCCTCGTAAGGAATGCCCGCGCCGCGGTCGAGTTCCAGAATCCAGCCGGCAACGTTGTCCAGGAAGTAACGGTCGTGCGTGATCGCTACCACAGTGCCCGGGAAGTCGTGCAGGAAGTGTTCGAGCCACGCAACGGAGTCGGCGTCCAGGTGGTTGGTCGGTTCGTCGAGCAGCAGCATGTCCGGGGCGGACAGCAGCAGACGGCACAGGGCCACACGACGCTTTTCACCACCGGACAGGTGTTCGACCTTGGCGTCCCAGGCCGGCAGACGCAGCGCATCGGCGGCGACTTCCAGCTGGCGCTCGAGGTTGTGACCATCGCTGGCCTGCAGGATCGCTTCGAGTTTGGCCTGCTCGGCAGCCAGTTTATCGAAGTCGGCATCCGGGTCGGCGTAGGCGGCGTAGACCTCGTCCAGACGCGCTTGCGCATCCTTGATCACACTGACCGCTTCCTCGACCACTTCTCGCACGGTCTTGGTTGGATCAAGTTGTGGCTCTTGCGGCAGATAACCGATGTTCAGATCCGGCATCGGACGTGCTTCGCCCTCGAACTCGGTGTCGACGCCGGCCATGATTTTCAGCAGCGTGGATTTACCCGAACCGTTGAGGCCGAGTACGCCGATCTTGGCGCCGGGGAAGAAAGACAGCGAAATGTTTTTCAGGATTTCCCGCTTCGGCGGAACAACTTTGCCCAGCCGATGCATGGTGAAGACGTATTGAGCCATGGAGAACCTTGGGTCAGTGACAGATGAATGATTGGAGCGCAGGCGATGCCCGGCCAGACCGATGCGCGTCGTTCACTTGATGGTCATCAATGCGTGCGCGCTGAAAAAGTCTGAGTCTAGGAGCTGGAACGCTCCCGCGTAACCGGCAAAGCTACCTTAATGACCGGTGGCAGTCCAGCCGAGCGGGGCTGGCACTTCGCCACAACTCAAGGCATGCTAGCCGCCCCTTGGGCGTCCGGCTTATAGTGCACGTCGCGCCAGTCCAGCCAGACAGCAGGATTACAGCTTGTCCAACGTCACTCCGCCAGCCTCTGTGAGCAGCACCCAACCGGCGCCCGGCTCGTCCCTGCGCGGAACATTGAAAGGCGCACTGGCGACACTGGTGCTGTTGCTACTCGCGCTGCTGTTCTGGCAGTTGCTCGATCAACTGCGCGAAACCCAGAAAAACCAGCGTCAGTACACCATCGACTACACCGCCGACCTCGCCGCGCAGGTCAGCCTGAACATGGCGTTGAACGCGCAGATCGCCCTAAATCTGCTACCGATCGTCGAACAGCCCCAGTCAGCCGACGAACAGCAGGCGCTGCTGCGCAAGCTTCAGCAATCGCTGCCCGACCTGCGCAGCCTGGCGCTGCTCAGCCCGTCCGGAAAAATCCTCAGTGACAGCGCCTCTGACAGCCACGACGCCGATTACCTCAGCGATCTGGTTCGCCGCAGTCGAGCCCAAGCCCATTATTTCAGCAACGCCGACGACGGTTCGGTGGTGCATCTGTTGCTGCATCAGGCCAGCGGCAGCACGCGCGGTTACTGGGCGCTGCGCCTGACGCCGACCTTCTTCGACGCACTGACCAAACAGGGCGACAGCGGAATCCGTCCGCTGTGGCTGGTGGAAAACCGCGTCAACCATCAGATCATCAGCCGTGACGAAGCACTGCCGTCCACCAAGACCAGCACCCTGACCCCGGACGATCTGGCCAACAGCGTGCTGACCGTGCCGCTGAGCAGCAGCGACTGGCAATTGCGTGGCCTGTTCGACCGTCAGCATGTGCTCGAACAACTGCTGCCGGCGTTCATCGGCAAATGCCTGTTGGGCCTGGCGCTCTCGCTGCTGCCGTTCATCGCATTGCTCAACATGCGCCGTCGTCAGCGTCAGGTGCATGAAGGGCGTCGGCGCTATCAGGATATTTTCGAAGGCACCGGCGTGGCGTTGTGCGTGCTGGATCTTTCGGGGCTCAAGCAGGTTTTCGAGAAGGCTCAGATCCAGACCAGCGACCAGCTCAAGGCCTGGCTCGACCAGCCGGCGCAGCGCCAGCAATTGCTTCACGAACTGCATGTGACCGAGGTCAACCAGGTCGCACTGCAACTGCTTAACGTCAATTCCTGCGACCACGCCTGGCAACTGTTGATCGACGGCCAGCCGCACAGTCAGTGCGCCATCGGCAATCAGGTGCTCGACGCCGTGCTCCAGCAGCAAAAGCAGCTGGAACTGGAAATCAGACTGCCGGACATCAATGGCCGCGACCAGCATCTGTGGCTGGTGCTGCGCCTGCCCCAGGAGCAGCACGACTACAAGGCCGTGATCCTGAGCATCAACGACATCACCAGCCGCAAGCTGATCGAGCTGTCGCTGCTGGAGCGCGAAGGTTTCTGGTCGGACGTGGTGCGTACCGTGCCGGATCACCTGTATGTGCAGGACGTGATCAGCCAGCGGATGATTTTCAGCAACCACCACCTCGGCCAGACCCTCGGTTACAACCGCACCGAGCTGCATCAGATGGGCGAGTACTTCTGGGAAATCCTCCTGCACCCGGAAGATGCCGACTACTACCATCGCTCGCGGCAGATGCAGCGTCACGCCGGTTACAGCCAGTTGTTGCAATGTCAGTTGCGCTTCCGTCACCGCGACGGCAAGTGGCGGCGCTTCGACATTCGCGAACAGGCGCTGGCCCGTGACAAACACGATCAGGTCACGCGGATCATCGGCGTGGCCAAGGACATCACCGAGCAGATCGAAGCCAGCGAATCATTGCGCGACAGCGAACAGCGCTACCGCATGCTCGCCGAAAGCATCAGCGACGTGATTTTTTCCACCGACAGCAAGCTGTCGCTGAACTACGTCAGCCCGTCGGTGCAAGCGGTGCTGGGTTATGACGCCGAGTGGATTTTCCAGAACGGCTGGCAATCGACCATCGCCAACCCGCAGCAACTGAGCGGCATCTATCACCTGATGGATCGCGTCAGCAAAGCCTTGGGCAAACCCGAGCAACTGGGGATTTTGCGCAGCCAGGTGCAGACCCAGATGTTCCTGTTCGACTGTCTGCGGGCCGACGGCCGCAAGATCCCGATCGAACTGCGTCTGGTGCTGGTGTGGGACGAACACGGCGCCTTCGAAGGCGTGCTCGGGGTCGGGCGCGACATCAGCCAGCAGCGCCGCGCCGAAAAAGACCTGCGCATGGCGGCCACGGTATTCGAGCACTCGACCTCGGCGATCCTGATCACCGACCCCGCCGGTTACATCGTCCAGGCCAACGAGGCGTTCAGCCGGGTCAGCGGCTACGCGGTGAGCGAAGTGCTCGACCAGTTGCCGAACATGCTCACCGTCGACGAACAGCAGGACGCGCACCTGCGCTACGTGCTCAAGCAGTTGCATCAGCACAGCACCTGGGAAGGTGAAGTCTGGCTCAAGCGCCGCAACGGCGAGCACTACCCGGCGTGGGTCGGCATCACCGCCGTGCTCGATGACGAGGGCGACCTCGCCAGTTACGTGTGTTTCTTCAGCGACATCAGCGAGCGCAAGGCCAGCGAACAACGGATTCACCGCCTCGCCTACTACGACGCCCTGACCCATCTGCCGAACCGCACGCTGTTCCAGGATCGCCTGCACACCGCGCTGCAATCGGCCGAACGGCAGAAGTCGTGGGTGGTGTTGATGTTCCTCGACCTCGACCGTTTCAAACCGATCAACGACTCCCTCGGCCACGCCGCCGGCGACCGCATGCTCAAGGACATGGCCACGCGTTTGCTGGCCTGCGTCGACGATGACGACACCGTGGCGCGAATGGGCGGCGACGAATTCACTCTGCTGCTGCAACACCGCTCCAGCCGCGAAATGGCGCTGAACCGTGCGATCCACGTCGCCGAACAGATTCTTGGCAGCCTGGTGCGACCGTTCGTGCTGGAGGGTCGCGAGTTCTTCGTCACCGCCAGTATCGGCATCGCCCTGAGCCCGCAGGACGGCAATGAACTCAGCCAGCTGATGAAAAACGCCGACACCGCGATGTACCACGCCAAGGAGCGCGGCAAGAACAACTTCCAGTTCTACCAGGCCGACATGAACGCCAGTGCGCTGGAACGCCTGGAACTGGAAAGCGACCTGCGTCACGCCCTGGAGCAGAACGAATTCGTGCTCTATTACCAGCCGCAGTTCAGCGGCGACGGCAAACGCCTGACCGGCACCGAAGCCCTGCTGCGCTGGCGTCACCCCCGTCGCGGACTGGTGCCACCGGGGGATTTCATCCCGGTGCTCGAGGAACTCGGTCTGGTGGTGGACGTCGGCGACTGGGTGATCAGCGAGGCCTGCCGTCAGCTCAAGACCTGGCACCAGAGCCGCGTGCGTGTACCGAAAGTCTCGGTGAACATTTCCGCCCGGCAGTTCTCCGACGGCCAGCTCGGCACGCGGATCGCCACCATCCTCAAGGAAACCGGCCTGCCGCCGGCGTGTCTGGAGCTGGAGCTGACCGAAAGTATCCTGATGCGCGAAGTCAGCGAGGCGATGCAGATCCTTGCCGGCCTGAAGAACCTCGGCCTGAGCATCGCGGTCGACGACTTCGGCACCGGTTACTCATCGCTGAACTACCTCAAGCAATTCCCGATCGACGTGCTGAAGATCGACCGCACGTTCGTCGACGGCCTGCCGTCCGGCGAGCAGGACGCGCAGATCGCCCGGGCGATCATCGCCATGGCCCACAGCCTGAATCTGGCGGTGATCGCCGAGGGTGTGGAAACCCATGAGCAACTGGACTTCCTGCGCGAGCATGGCTGCGACGAGGTTCAGGGTTATCTGTTCGGACGGCCGATGCCGGCGGGACGGTTCGAGGCGCAGTTCAGCAATGATGCGCTGTTCATGTTCGACTGAAGATCGGCGGCGCGGCCATCGCTGGCAAGTCGAGTCGTCGCACCGCAGCTCCCACAGGTTTGATGCCGATCAAAATATCGGGTTACCACCCCGACTATTGTGGGAGCTGGCTTGCCAGCGATGAGGCCAGCAAAAGCACCGCACATCTGTCATGAACGCCACTTGTCTGCGACATGATGTCGTTTCATATGCCATCCAAAACCCGATGGGTTAGAATGCCCCCCTTTTCTGCCCCCGATCCTTGAGGACCGCCATGTTCAGCCGTGATTTGACTATTGCCAAGTACGACGCCGATCTTTTTGCCGCCATGGAGCAAGAAGCCCAGCGCCAGGAAGAACACATCGAGCTGATCGCTTCGGAGAACTACACCAGCCCAGCGGTGATGGAAGCTCAAGGCTCGGTACTGACCAACAAGTACGCCGAAGGCTACCCGGGCAAGCGCTACTACGGTGGTTGCGAGTACGTCGACGTCGTTGAACAACTGGCCATCGACCGCGCCAAGGAGCTGTTCGGCGCCGATTACGCCAACGTTCAGCCGCACGCAGGTTCCCAAGCCAACGCCGCTGTCTACCTGGCCCTGCTGTCGGCGGGTGACACCATCCTGGGCATGAGCCTGGCACACGGCGGTCACCTGACCCACGGCGCCAGCGTTTCCTCCTCCGGCAAACTGTACAACGCCATCCAGTACGGCATCGATGCCAACGGCCTGATCGACTACGACGAAGTCGAGCGTCTGGCGGTTGAACACAAGCCGAAAATGATCGTGGCCGGTTTCTCTGCCTACTCGCAGATCCTCGACTTCCCGCGCTTCCGCGCCATCGCCGACAAGGTGGGCGCCTACCTGTTCGTCGACATGGCTCACGTGGCCGGTCTGGTCGCCGCTGGCGTCTACCCGAACCCGGTTCCATTCGCTGACGTCGTGACCACCACCACCCACAAGACCCTGCGCGGTCCACGTGGCGGCCTGATCCTGGCTCGCGCCAACGCCGACATCGAGAAGAAGCTGAACTCCGCCGTATTCCCGGGCGCCCAGGGTGGCCCGCTGGAGCACGTGATCGCCGCCAAAGCGATCTGCTTCAAGGAAGCACTGCAGCCTGAGTTCAAGGCTTACCAGCAACAAGTGGTGAAAAACGCCCAGGCCATGGCCGGCGTGTTCATCGAGCGCGGTTTCGACGTGGTTTCCGGCGGTACTGAAAACCACCTGTTCCTGCTGTCGCTGATCAAGCAGGAAATCTCCGGTAAAGACGCCGACGCCGCCCTGGGCAAAGCGTTCATCACCGTGAACAAGAACTCCGTGCCAAACGACCCACGCTCCCCGTTCGTCACCTCCGGCCTGCGCTTCGGTACTCCGGCGGTGACCACTCGCGGCTTCAAGGAAGCAGAGTGCAAAGAGCTGGCCGGCTGGATCTGCGACATCCTGGCTGACCTGAACAACGAAGCGGTGATCGACGCCGTTCGTGAGAAAGTCAAAGCCATCTGCAAGAAACTGCCGGTATACGGCGCTTAATTGCGACGTTAAACCCGCAGCATGAAAAACCGGCCAGTGATGGCCGGTTTTTTTTCGCCCGCAAAAAAGTTTCGATAGGGAAATGGCTCAAGGTCGGGGGCTCGCGCTCAACTGGTCAGACCGGTCATGCCAATTCGTCATTTTTCACTTGCGATCCGTAAAAAACAGCGCCTAGACTGCACCCGCACTGGACATACCGGTAAGACCACAATAATTAAGTCCTGAATCTGATGCGCCCCGCGCACGGCAGCCAGGACACCGACCAGGATTCCTCCCATGCTCAGATGGTGCTCGCGTTCAATCTTCCTCCAAGTGGTTCTCGGACTGGTGCTCGGCATCGTCTGCGGGCTGACCCTTCCCGAATACTCGGCCCAGCTCAAACCGCTCGGCGACGGCTTCATCAAACTGATCAAGATGCTCATCGGCCTGATCGTGTTCTGCGTGGTGGTCAGCGGCATCAGCGGCGCCGGCGATTTGAAGAAGGTCGGGCGCATCGGCCTCAAGTCGGTGATCTACTTCGAAGTGCTGACTACCATCGCCCTGGTGATCGGCCTGGTGTTCGCCTTCACCACCGGAATCGGCAGCGGCGCCAACATCCATCTGGAGCAGCTGTCCGCCGCCGACATGGGCGACATCGCCGAACGCGGCCAGCACATGCACACGACCACCCAGTTCCTGATGGACCTGATCCCGACCTCGGTACTCGGCGCCTTTGCCGACAACAACATCCTGCAAGTGCTGCTGTTCTCGGTGTTGTTCGGCAGTGCATTGAATCTGGTGGGCGAAGCCGCTTCCGGGATCTCGCGGCTGATCAACGAATTGAGCCATGTGATCTTCCGCATCATGGGCATGATCGTGCGTCTGGCGCCGATCGGTGTGTTCGGCGCCATTGCCTTCACCACCAGCAAATACGGCCTGGATTCGCTGCAACACCTGGGCAGTCTGGTCGGTTTGTTCTACCTCACCTGCATCGCGTTCGTCAGCGTGATTCTCGGTCTGGTGATGCGTGCCTCCGGCCTGCGCATGTGGCCACTGCTCAAGTACCTGCGCGAAGAATTGCTGATCGTCATGGGCACCGCCTCGTCCGACGCCGTGCTACCGCAGATTATGCGCAAGCTTGAGCATCTGGGCATCGGCAGCTCGACCGTCGGGCTGGTGATTCCCACCGGTTACTCGTTCAACCTCGACGGTTTTTCGATCTACCTGACCCTGGCCATCGTGTTCATCGCCAACGCCACCGGTACGCCGCTGGCCATGACCGACCTGCTGACGATTCTGTTGGTGTCGCTGATTACCTCCAAAGGCGCCCACGGCATTCCGGGATCGGCGCTGGTGATTCTCGCGGCCACGCTGACGGCCATCCCGGCGATTCCGGTGGTCGGTCTGGTGCTGGTGCTGGCGGTGGACTGGTTCATGGGCATCGGCCGGGCACTGACCAACCTGATCGGCAACTGCGTCGCCACCGTGGCCATCGCCCGCTGGGAAAAGGACATTGATGTGCAGCGGGCGAACAAGGTGCTCAACGGCGAGCAGGGCTATAACTTTCAGCCGAGAAAAACGGCCGCTCAAGGGGCGGCCAAAGAATTCTGAATGAGCGCCGTGCCTGCGCCAATGCAGGCACGGCTCATGGAGCGAACACGTGATTACTACATCAACCGTCGTCAACTCAGTGGTGGAAAAACTCCGCGCCGCATTGGCCCGTGGCCAGTGGCGTTCCGGCGAGATGCTGCCGGGTCAGCGTGAACTGGCCGAACAACTGGGCATCAGCCGCCCGAGCCTTCGCGAAGCGGTGATCGTGCTGGAAACCCTCGGCCTGGTGCGCTCGATGCCGGGCAAAGGCGTGGTGGTGCTCGACGCCCAGGCCGGTGACAGCCAAAGCCACGACAGCGCAGTGGCCGGCGCCAGCCTCGAAGACGTGCTGCAACTGCGCTACACCCTCGAACCGTTCATCGTTGGTCTGGTGGCGCAGTCGATCAGCAGCAAGGAAGTCGGCCAGTTGCGCCTGACCCTGATGGACATGCGCGAAGCCCTCGAAGCGGGCGACAGCGAAGCCGGGGTCAGCGCCTACATCGCCTTCCACGAGGAGCTGTTCACCCTGACCTCGAATCCGATTTTCCAGAGCGTGGTGCAACAGACCAGCAATGCCCTCAAGCAAAGCGCCGAAGTACTGCGCAATTCGCCGGAGCATCTGGCCGAACGCCTTGAGGAAAACGAAGCCGTGGTGCGCGCGATACGCAGCAAGAACAGCGCCCAGGCCAGCGCCGAGATGCGCCGGCACATCCTGCGTGAAGGCCAGCGGATGGGCATCGAGCTGAATATTCCGGATGACAACCTGAGTCACTGAAACGCCTCACACTGGAGACCGGCCATGAACAGTCTTGCCTCGCCGTCGCACCCTCGCCCGACCTCGACGGCCCTGCCCTTCTCCCGCCTGCACGCGCCGGTGGACGATCTGTATCCGCGCCTGCTCGACGCGATTCTCGAACAGCGCCTCGATGCCGCCAGCCGTTTTACCGAAGAGAGCCTGAAACAGATGTTCGGCGTCAGCCGCGCCGATGTGCGTCGGGTGCTGACCCAACTGTCCCACGAACAGATCATCGTGCTGCGGGCCAACCACCGACCGCGAGTGGCCGCGCCGGACGCCGAGCAGACACGTCAGGCGCTGCATGCCCGTCGTCTGGCCGAGAACACGCTGGTGCGGCTGGCTTGTCAGCATGCGCAGGCTGAAGATGTGAAGCGCCTGCGAGCGTTGATCGAACGTGAGCGCCAGGCTGTGGATAAAGATCGACGGGGCGCAGCGATTCGCCTGTCCGGGGAGTTTCATTTGCAGTTGGCGAAAATGGCGGGGAATGCACCGTTGGCGCATTTTCTCGGCACATTGGTGCCGCTGACCTCACTGGCGATTGCGCGATGCACTGAAACCACGCACAGCTGTTGCGCATGGCAGGAGCATCTGGCGTTGATTGAGGCGTTGGAGCGTAGAGATGTTTCCAGAGCCGGTATGTTGATGAATCGGCATCTGGGACATCTTGAGCAGATGCTGCTGGGTTCAGCCCTTGAGCAATGCGTTGTCGGTTAGATCGCCATCGCTGGCAAGCCAGCTCCCACAGGGTTTGAGGTGATCAAAAATATTGTGCCCTCTGCTTAACCTGTGGGAGCGGGGTTGCCCGCGATGACTTCATCACGGGCACCGAACATCCCTCAGCCTGCCACGACCCGGGCAAACCCCGCCCGGATTTTCTCTTCCGGCAAATCATCGGCGATAAACACGATCACGCTTTCCCGTGCCTCGCCTTCCGCCCACTCGGTATCCCAGTCGAAGCCGTAGAGTTTCAATACGCCCTGAAACACCAGCCGCCGTTCTTCACCCGCAATGTTCAACACGCCTTTGTAGCGCAGCAGTTGCTTGCCGTGTTCTTCCAGCAACTCGTTCATGAACTCGCTGAGCTGATCGATATCCAGCGGCTGATCGGTACGCAACACCAGACTGGAAATCCGGTCAATGGACGGCGCCTTGCTCACCGGCCGCAGACTCACCCCGCCGCCGAGATCGGCATTCAGGTTGAACCCGCGCACATCGAGCAATTCGGCCAGATCGATGTTGCCGTGTTCCACCACGCGGATCGGTGCGCGGCGGTTGATGCGGGTCAGGCGTTCGCTGAGCGCGGTGAACGCGGACTCGTCCACCAGATCGGTCTTGCTCACCAGCAAGCGGTCGGCAAAACCGATCTGCGCCTGAGCGATGGTCTGGGTCAGGTGCAGTTCGGCGTGAGCGGCGTCCACGAGCGTAATGATGCCGTCGAGCAAATAGCGTTCGCGCAGTTCTTCGTCGATGAAAAACGTCTGTGCCACTGGCGCCGGGTCGGCCAGGCCGGTGCATTCGATGACCAGCCGATCGAAAGCGATTTCGCCGCTGTCCAGACGTTCGAGCAGCAGGTACAGGGCTTTGGTCAGGTCGGTGTGGATGGTGCAGCAGACGCAGCCGTTGGCCAGGGTCATGACTTGCACCGGCTCGTCGCCCAGCAGTTGGGTGTCGATGCCGGCGTCACTGAATTCGTTTTCGATCACGGCGATTTTCAGGCCGTGCTCGGCTTTCAACAGATGGCGCAGCAAGGTGGTCTTGCCGGCGCCGAGGAAACCGCTGAGTACCGTTACAGGTATTGGAGAAGACAACATCGATCCCCTTCACAAAATTGATGAACAACACAAAACAAATGTGGGAGCGAGCCTGCTCGCGAATGCGGTGTGTCAGTCAAAGCATTCGCCAACTGACACTACGCTATCGCGAGCAAACTCGCTCCCACAGGGGGACTGCATCAACCGAAGGCTGTCAGATCAACAGCACTTCGGCCCACCCTTGCCACCGTAACGGGCTTCCTGACGTTCGCGAAAGAACATCTCGTAGCTCATCACCGGTTTGTCCGGGTGTTTGGTCTGCATATGCTCGACGTAGGTGTCGTAGTCGGGCATGCCGACCATCAGGCGCGCAGCCTGACCGAGGTATTTACCGAGGCGACTCAGGTCATTGAACATGCTGCAATCCTCTGGTTACGCGTCCGGCAGGGCCTGGAATGGCGATTCTTTGTCCGTACGCTCTTTTTTGCCCCAGGCGGCGATGCCGACCTTGAGCGCATAGAACAGGATGCTGAATACCACGAACAGGAACAGCGCGGTCAATGTAGCGTTGGTGTAGGCGTTGAAGATCACGTGCTGCATCTGCTCGACGCTCTTGGCCGGCGCCAGCACCTGACCGTTGGCCAGTGCATCGCTGTACTTCCTGGCCAGCGACAGGAAGCCGATCGCAGGGTTGGCGTCGAACAGCTTGATGAAGCCTGCAGTGGTGGTGCAGATCAGCAGCCAGGTGGCCGGCAGCAGGGTGACCCAGATGTAACGCTGGCGCTTCATCTTGATCAGGACCACGGTGCCGAGCATCAGCGCGATACCCGCCAGCATTTGGTTGGAGATACCAAACAGCGGCCACAAGGTGTTGATCCCGCCCAGTGGATCGACCACGCCCTGATACAGCAACCAGCCCCACATCGCCACACAACCGGCGGTGGCGATCAGGTTGGCGGACCAGGATTCGGTGCGTTTCAGCGCCGGTACGAAGGAGCCGAGCAGGTCCTGCAGCATGAAGCGACCGGCACGGGTACCGGCATCGACTGCGGTCAGGATGAACAGTGCTTCGAACAGGATCGCGAAGTGGTACCAGAACGCCATGGTGTTTTCACCCGGCAGGACACTGTGCAGGATCTGCGCGATACCGACCGCCAAGGTCGGCGCACCACCGGCACGGGCCAGGATGGTGGTTTCGCCGATGTCATGCGCCACCGCTTGCAGGGCTTCCGGGGTAATTGCAAAGCCCCAGTTGCTGACTGCGGTTGCCACGGACACCACGTCACCGCCGACCACGGCGGCCGGGCTGTTCATGGCGAAGTACACGCCAGGCTCGATCACCGAGGCAGCGACCATGGCCATGATGGCCACGAACGATTCCATCAGCATGCCGCCGTAACCGATGTAGCGGGCGTTGGTTTCGTTATCCAGCAGCTTCGGTGTGGTCCCGGAGGAGATCAGCGCGTGGAAACCGGATACCGCACCGCAAGCGATGGTGATGAACAGGAACGGGAACAGACCGCCCTTCCACACCGG is a window from the Pseudomonas gozinkensis genome containing:
- a CDS encoding YbdD/YjiX family protein, which produces MFNDLSRLGKYLGQAARLMVGMPDYDTYVEHMQTKHPDKPVMSYEMFFRERQEARYGGKGGPKCC
- a CDS encoding carbon starvation CstA family protein, with the translated sequence MKNNNSLLRHLPWLLLAIVGACALGVVALRRGEAINALWIVVAAVAIYLVAYRYYSLFIANNVMQLDPRRATPAVLNNDGLDYVPTNKHILFGHHFAAIAGAGPLVGPVLAAQMGYLPGTLWLIAGVVLAGAVQDFMVLFMSTRRNGRSLGDMVREEMGRIPGTIALFGCFLIMIIILAVLALIVVKALAESPWGIFTVMATIPIAMFMGIYMRYIRPGRIGEISVVGVLLLLGSIWLGGQIAADPVWAKAFTFTGVQITWMLVGYGFVAASLPVWLILAPRDYLSTFLKIGTIVALAIGILVTMPELKMPALTQFVDGTGPVWKGGLFPFLFITIACGAVSGFHALISSGTTPKLLDNETNARYIGYGGMLMESFVAIMAMVAASVIEPGVYFAMNSPAAVVGGDVVSVATAVSNWGFAITPEALQAVAHDIGETTILARAGGAPTLAVGIAQILHSVLPGENTMAFWYHFAILFEALFILTAVDAGTRAGRFMLQDLLGSFVPALKRTESWSANLIATAGCVAMWGWLLYQGVVDPLGGINTLWPLFGISNQMLAGIALMLGTVVLIKMKRQRYIWVTLLPATWLLICTTTAGFIKLFDANPAIGFLSLARKYSDALANGQVLAPAKSVEQMQHVIFNAYTNATLTALFLFVVFSILFYALKVGIAAWGKKERTDKESPFQALPDA
- a CDS encoding FadR/GntR family transcriptional regulator → MITTSTVVNSVVEKLRAALARGQWRSGEMLPGQRELAEQLGISRPSLREAVIVLETLGLVRSMPGKGVVVLDAQAGDSQSHDSAVAGASLEDVLQLRYTLEPFIVGLVAQSISSKEVGQLRLTLMDMREALEAGDSEAGVSAYIAFHEELFTLTSNPIFQSVVQQTSNALKQSAEVLRNSPEHLAERLEENEAVVRAIRSKNSAQASAEMRRHILREGQRMGIELNIPDDNLSH
- a CDS encoding C4-dicarboxylate transporter DctA, which gives rise to MLRWCSRSIFLQVVLGLVLGIVCGLTLPEYSAQLKPLGDGFIKLIKMLIGLIVFCVVVSGISGAGDLKKVGRIGLKSVIYFEVLTTIALVIGLVFAFTTGIGSGANIHLEQLSAADMGDIAERGQHMHTTTQFLMDLIPTSVLGAFADNNILQVLLFSVLFGSALNLVGEAASGISRLINELSHVIFRIMGMIVRLAPIGVFGAIAFTTSKYGLDSLQHLGSLVGLFYLTCIAFVSVILGLVMRASGLRMWPLLKYLREELLIVMGTASSDAVLPQIMRKLEHLGIGSSTVGLVIPTGYSFNLDGFSIYLTLAIVFIANATGTPLAMTDLLTILLVSLITSKGAHGIPGSALVILAATLTAIPAIPVVGLVLVLAVDWFMGIGRALTNLIGNCVATVAIARWEKDIDVQRANKVLNGEQGYNFQPRKTAAQGAAKEF
- a CDS encoding GntR family transcriptional regulator: MNSLASPSHPRPTSTALPFSRLHAPVDDLYPRLLDAILEQRLDAASRFTEESLKQMFGVSRADVRRVLTQLSHEQIIVLRANHRPRVAAPDAEQTRQALHARRLAENTLVRLACQHAQAEDVKRLRALIERERQAVDKDRRGAAIRLSGEFHLQLAKMAGNAPLAHFLGTLVPLTSLAIARCTETTHSCCAWQEHLALIEALERRDVSRAGMLMNRHLGHLEQMLLGSALEQCVVG
- the yjiA gene encoding GTPase, whose product is MLSSPIPVTVLSGFLGAGKTTLLRHLLKAEHGLKIAVIENEFSDAGIDTQLLGDEPVQVMTLANGCVCCTIHTDLTKALYLLLERLDSGEIAFDRLVIECTGLADPAPVAQTFFIDEELRERYLLDGIITLVDAAHAELHLTQTIAQAQIGFADRLLVSKTDLVDESAFTALSERLTRINRRAPIRVVEHGNIDLAELLDVRGFNLNADLGGGVSLRPVSKAPSIDRISSLVLRTDQPLDIDQLSEFMNELLEEHGKQLLRYKGVLNIAGEERRLVFQGVLKLYGFDWDTEWAEGEARESVIVFIADDLPEEKIRAGFARVVAG